The genomic window CCAAAGACAAGAAAATCGATTTCGTCTGCGGCAACCCGGCGATGTTCGCCGAGATGAACAAGCTGTACGGCGTGCAGGCGATCGCGACGATCATCAATCAATACAAGGGCAACCAGATGGACCAGATGGCCGGAACGATTCTGGTCAGGCGGGACAGTCCCATCATGAGCGTGCAGGACATGAAGGGCAAGGAATTCGGCACCGCCGCGAAAAATGCCTTCGGCGGCTGGCTGATGACCGAGCGCGTGCTGGTGGAAGCCGGCATGAACCCGCGCCAGGATGTGGTCCTCCGGGAACTGCACACGCACGACAATGTCATTTATGCCATCATGAACAAAGCCGTTGCCGCCGGGTCGGTTCGCTCCGGATCGCTTGAAAAGATGCTCGATGAAGGAAAGGTCAAGCCGGAGGATTTCAGGGTCATCAATCAGCGCAATGACGGTTTTCCTTTGCTGCATTCGACCAGGCTCTACCCCGAGTACCCAATGGGCGCCTGCGCGCATGTTCCGACTGCCCTGAGGGAGCAGGTGACAAAAGCGCTGGTCGCCATCGGGCCGAACGACCCCGCGGCCAAGAACGCGAAGATCGTGGGCTGGAAGGCCGCACTGGACTATACGCCGGTGGTCGAATGTCTCACCGTCGTTAAGTACGGTGCTTTTGGCCGGTGAGACCGGGCACGGGCAAACCGGGTCGCCGATTATCGCGGCCGGCCGCCCTGCCGTTTGAACTTGATGCGAGCGATCGGTTCCGCCGCGACCTCTGCCGAGCTTGAGGGAGCGCACGGCGAGAGGGCCGCTATCGGGGGCCGAATCGCTCGACCCGGGTTGGATTCTTCGGACGATGCTCGATTTCGTCGGGGGGATGAACCTGTCCTGCCTCGTCGTGCGGATCTTCATTCTCTTACTGATGCTCATGGCCAACTCGACGCAGTATTCCGTCTCGGGATGGAGACGAGGAACCGCGGGTGTGCCCCCTCCCGGTGCGCGGCACTGGAACCCTTGAGGACGACTGTCGATGGGCGTTTGCACGCTCTTTCACCATGGACGCGTGAACGGGGAGAATGCCAAGGGATTTTCAAGAGTCAATATTAAATTTCTTTAAGTTCGGCCGATCTGCGGCCGATAAACGCTGTAGAGCCGTCGGTCCCTGCGGCTCTGTCAGTGCCGGGAAGGTTATCGGTGACGAACGACGAAGTTGAACTGCCGGCACCGACGATCGTTTGTGTTTGACTGCTTCAGTAAAGAGACGAAGCAGGTCGGGCCCTGATGGTCACGGCGCCAACGGATGCTGCGGCTCGGAACGGCTGGACGGCCGTCCGGAAGGAAGCCATGCATTGCGCTCC from Syntrophobacter fumaroxidans MPOB includes these protein-coding regions:
- a CDS encoding phosphate/phosphite/phosphonate ABC transporter substrate-binding protein, which codes for MCKKIAVIGLMIICVSLVAPLSYAQELKIGVLANRGAARALREWNATAEHLTAAIGKPFVILPLTYEQLPEWTKDKKIDFVCGNPAMFAEMNKLYGVQAIATIINQYKGNQMDQMAGTILVRRDSPIMSVQDMKGKEFGTAAKNAFGGWLMTERVLVEAGMNPRQDVVLRELHTHDNVIYAIMNKAVAAGSVRSGSLEKMLDEGKVKPEDFRVINQRNDGFPLLHSTRLYPEYPMGACAHVPTALREQVTKALVAIGPNDPAAKNAKIVGWKAALDYTPVVECLTVVKYGAFGR